The following coding sequences are from one Saccharomyces eubayanus strain FM1318 chromosome VII, whole genome shotgun sequence window:
- the OCH1 gene encoding initiation-specific alpha-1,6-mannosyltransferase — translation MSRKLPHLLATRKSKTIIATILLFYTLLSFHSSNKRLFSQFYPNKNDYTILPSTSHSQDLNLKANLSFNKKNNELHDLRDQLSFAFPYDPQAPIPQRVWQTWKVGTGDKDFPATFKTFQKTWTASSSEYSQYSLIPDDAVIPFLENLYGTVPLVVRAFKLMPKNILKADFLRYLLLFARGGVYSDMDTTLLKPIDSWPSQNKSWMNNIINVNTPIPYKNLKVSPVKEGKIQQQPGLVIGIEADPDREDWSTWYARRIQFCQWTIQAKPGHPILRELILNITATTLMSVQDPGLPVKFVLDPTNSEDYNVNYRYKRRNNETYPHSDLKNNENVDGTDIMNWTGPGIFSDIIFEYMNNALQHNNDILLVNPNLNKNDEEDGASVSTSEADGNALFKSTRRFYKKISESLQSSNVMPWEFFSFLKDPVIVDDVMVLPITSFSPDVNQMGAQSSDDKMAFVKHMFGGTWKDDADKNAGHT, via the coding sequence ATGTCTAGGAAGCTACCCCATCTCCTTGCCACGAGGAAATCAAAGACGATAATCGCAACCATTCTTCTCTTCTACACTCTGCTGTCGTTCCATTCCTCAAACAAAAGATTGTTTTCTCAATTTTACCCTAATAAAAATGACTATACTATTTTGCCTTCTACTTCGCATTCgcaagatttgaatttaaaAGCGAATCTTTCattcaacaagaagaacaacgAATTGCACGATTTACGTGATCAACTTTCATTTGCATTCCCTTACGACCCTCAGGCTCCCATCCCGCAGAGGGTATGGCAGACCTGGAAAGTAGGTACCGGTGATAAGGATTTCCCTGCCACTTTCAAAacctttcaaaaaacaTGGACAGCTTCATCTTCAGAGTACTCCCAATACTCATTGATCCCGGACGACGCGGTCATACCCTTTTTAGAGAATCTTTACGGCACTGTTCCGCTTGTCGTGCGGGCGTTCAAACTGATGCCTAAAAATATCTTAAAGGCGGATTTCCTGAGGTACCTATTGTTATTTGCAAGAGGTGGTGTCTACTCGGACATGGACACCACGCTCCTGAAACCAATTGACTCTTGGCCTTCGCAAAACAAGTCATGGATGAACAATATAATAAACGTAAACACCCCCATCCCttataaaaatttaaagGTTTCTCCCGTCAAAGAAGGCAAAATACAGCAGCAGCCAGGGTTGGTCATCGGCATTGAAGCTGATCCGGATAGAGAAGACTGGAGTACGTGGTATGCTCGTAGAATCCAGTTTTGTCAATGGACTATCCAGGCTAAGCCAGGCCACCCAATATTAAGAGAACTGATCTTGAATATCACCGCCACAACGCTAATGAGTGTGCAAGATCCAGGCCTCCCTGTCAAATTTGTTTTAGATCCAACCAATAGCGAAGACTACAATGTAAACTATAGATACAAGAGACGTAATAACGAAACTTACCCTCACTCcgacttgaaaaataacgaGAACGTCGATGGTACAGACATAATGAATTGGACGGGTCCAGGTATTTTCTCTGACATCATTTTCGAATACATGAATAATGCGCTTCAACACAACAACGATATCCTACTGGTCAACCCGAACCTGAACAAGaacgacgaagaagacggAGCTTCTGTGTCAACAAGCGAGGCTGATGGTAATGCATTGTTCAAATCAACAAGGAGgttttataaaaaaatatcagaATCCTTACAGTCATCAAACGTAATGCCGTGGGAattcttctcctttttgaaagatccTGTTATTGTAGATGATGTGATGGTCTTACCAATTACAAGTTTCTCCCCAGATGTGAACCAGATGGGTGCTCAATCAAGTGACGATAAAATGGCTTTTGTAAAGCATATGTTTGGTGGGACCTGGAAAGATGATGCTGATAAAAATGCTGGCCATACATAA
- the RPT6 gene encoding proteasome regulatory particle base subunit RPT6, whose amino-acid sequence MTAAVTSSKMILETHESGIKPYFEQKIQETELKIRSKTENVRRLEAQRNALNDKVRFIKDELRLLQEPGSYVGEVIKIVSDKKVLVKVQPEGKYIVDVAKDINVKDLKASQRVCLRSDSYMLHKVLENKADPLVSLMMVEKVPDSTYDMVGGLTKQIKEIKEVIELPVKHPELFESLGIAQPKGVILYGPPGTGKTLLARAVAHHTDCKFIRVSGAELVQKYIGEGSRMVRELFVMAREHAPSIIFMDEIDSIGSTRVEGSGGGDSEVQRTMLELLNQLDGFETSKNIKIIMATNRLDILDPALLRPGRIDRKIEFPPPSVAARAEILRIHSRKMNLTRGINLRKVAEKMNGCSGADVKGVCTEAGMFALRERRIHVTQEDFELAVGKVMNKNQETAISVAKLFK is encoded by the coding sequence ATGACAGCTGCCGTAACCTCCTCGAAAATGATACTGGAAACCCACGAAAGTGGTATCAAGCCTtattttgaacaaaagaTCCAAGAGACAGAACTAAAGATCCGCTCCAAAACAGAGAACGTGCGCCGACTAGAGGCTCAAAGAAATGCATTGAACGATAAAGTACGTTTCATCAAGGACGAGCTACGTCTGTTACAAGAACCAGGTTCCTACGTGGGGGAAGTTATAAAGATTGTCTCCGACAAAAAAGTCCTTGTTAAAGTGCAGCCCGAAGGGAAATACATCGTGGATGTTGCCAAAGACATAAACGTGAAGGATTTAAAGGCTTCCCAAAGGGTCTGCCTAAGGAGCGACTCCTACATGTTGCATAAGGTCCTTGAGAATAAGGCGGACCCGCTGGTTTCATTGATGATGGTCGAGAAGGTTCCTGATTCGACGTATGACATGGTTGGTGGGTTGacaaaacaaatcaaagaaatcaaagaagtcATTGAACTGCCCGTAAAACACCCGGAACTGTTTGAAAGTCTGGGTATTGCTCAACCAAAAGGTGTCATCCTATATGGTCCACCCGGTACAGGGAAAACCTTGTTGGCAAGAGCCGTCGCTCATCACACCGACTGTAAGTTCATCAGAGTCAGTGGTGCCGAACTGGTCCAGAAGTATATCGGTGAGGGTTCCCGTATGGTTCGTGAACTGTTTGTGATGGCCAGAGAACATGCTCCTTCCATTATCTTCATGGATGAAATCGATTCGATCGGGTCCACCCGTGTGGAGGGCTCTGGTGGTGGTGATTCCGAAGTCCAAAGAACAATGTTGGAGTTGCTAAACCAGTTAGATGGGTTCGAAACCTCCAAgaatatcaaaatcatcatgGCCACAAACAGATTGGATATCTTAGATCCAGCGCTTTTAAGACCAGGTAGAATAGATAGAAAAATCGAGTTCCCTCCTCCAAGTGTCGCAGCTAGAGCTGAAATCTTAAGAATCCACTCTAGAAAAATGAACTTGACCCGTGGTATCAACCTAAGGAAAGTTGCTGAAAAGATGAACGGTTGTTCTGGTGCCGATGTTAAAGGTGTGTGTACAGAAGCTGGTATGTTTGCCTtaagagaaagaagaatacaCGTCACCCAAGAGGATTTCGAATTGGCTGTCGGTAAGGTTATGAACAAGAACCAAGAAACAGCCATTTCTGTCGCAAAGTTGTTCAAGTGA
- the RIM8 gene encoding Rim8p, producing MSLLKLWSKEPKASSKIKKGHGIVGSYGNSMLAHNNVRQFRIDINEPHSVWKPDECITGETVIDIKRDITNVAIKLSLVCEVRVKTGNSPTSKNKRVEKILEKSTFLYGQEYIKATPSTAEKKPAIDKSTVLNGLSKGEHRFPFRIKIPRGKGMLSSIKFERGSIAYFLNCTLESLNNVNALKKPEARCEREFSVIVPLDVSRLPKQKTKTVVLQSASMVQNKKGKSSEDASSSYTQLTHKSNNSNSSSSTVNSSKTSSPPNKTVTISVDIPHAGFVIGETIPIDVKIEHYKPFYHPAGLTTTLVRICRVGGAGKDDPMETFRKDICQSISPIYINPETLQFQPRIHLKVPLDAFSTLTSVSKFFSFQYYIEVMVNLSKKNVVYTESNRVVGTPVEEQNGSGIEHNINRIQRKMLRMVNPETLENDSEGYESSIFFKDMVNVEKLKRLRNVTGMSIETVIGTTRSEQQQYDTNLPREPATTTAQDPVPDLRDWLAPLNAYECDDVPVPKYSPNDRVNVASEDKQELEQKRLQQLESDPPSCDDY from the coding sequence ATGTCCTTACTGAAGCTATGGAGCAAAGAGCCGAAGGCGTCTtccaagataaaaaaaggcCACGGCATCGTGGGCAGTTACGGCAATAGCATGCTGGCCCATAACAACGTCCGGCAATTTCGCATCGACATAAACGAGCCGCACAGTGTGTGGAAGCCCGATGAATGCATAACCGGTGAGACAGTCATCGACATCAAGAGAGACATCACTAATGTGGCCATTAAGCTCTCTCTGGTGTGTGAGGTACGAGTGAAGACCGGCAATAGTCCAACCtccaagaacaaaagagtAGAGAAGATTTTAGAAAAGTCAACCTTTCTTTACGGGCAAGAGTACATAAAGGCAACTCCCTCCACCGCCGAGAAAAAACCGGCCATCGACAAGTCTACCGTTCTCAACGGTCTAAGCAAGGGCGAACACAGGTTCCCCTTCAGAATAAAAATACCAAGGGGCAAGGGCATGTTGAGCTCCATCAAATTCGAAAGAGGCTCCATCGCATACTTCCTGAACTGCACCTTGGAGTCCCTTAATAACGTTAATGCTCTGAAAAAACCAGAGGCGAGGTGCGAACGTGAGTTCTCGGTCATTGTGCCCTTGGACGTCTCGAGGCTGCCCAAACAGAAGACCAAGACGGTGGTGCTGCAGTCCGCATCCATGgtccaaaacaaaaagggCAAGTCCTCGGAGGACGCATCCTCCTCCTACACACAATTAACCCATAAGTCCAACAATTCCAATTCTTCCAGCAGCACGGTAAACTCCTCCAAGACATCCTCCCCACCAAACAAAACAGTGACCATATCCGTCGACATACCGCACGCCGGGTTCGTGATCGGCGAGACGATCCCCATCGACGTGAAGATCGAACACTATAAACCCTTCTACCACCCAGCGGGCCTCACCACCACCTTGGTGAGAATCTGCAGGGTGGGCGGTGCGGGCAAAGACGACCCCATGGAGACTTTTAGAAAGGACATCTGCCAGAGTATCTCCCCTATATACATCAATCCTGAAACGCTCCAGTTCCAGCCCAGAATTCATTTGAAAGTGCCCCTAGACGCATTTTCCACACTCACCTCCGTGAGCAAGTTTTTCTCCTTCCAATACTACATCGAAGTCATGGTCAATTTGTCCAAGAAAAACGTGGTCTATACGGAATCCAACAGGGTAGTAGGAACCCCCGTCGAGGAGCAGAACGGCTCGGGCATAGAACACAACATCAACCGCATTCAAAGGAAAATGCTACGCATGGTCAATCCAGAAACTTTGGAAAACGACTCCGAGGGCTATGAATCCAGtatattcttcaaagacatGGTCAATGTagaaaaactgaaaagGCTCAGAAACGTCACAGGCATGTCCATCGAAACTGTCATAGGAACGACAAGATCCGAGCAGCAACAGTACGATACGAACCTCCCCCGCGAGCCCGCCACCACTACCGCGCAAGATCCAGTACCGGACTTGAGAGACTGGCTAGCCCCGCTGAATGCATACGAATGCGACGATGTCCCCGTTCCAAAGTATTCCCCCAATGATAGAGTTAACGTAGCGTCGGAAGACAAGCAGGAGCTGGAGCAAAAAAGACTACAACAACTAGAAAGTGACCCTCCGTCCTGTGATGACTATTAA
- the DST1 gene encoding transcription elongation factor DST1 — MDSKEVLVHVKNLEKNKTSDATVLEILRVLDKEFVPTEKLLRETKVGVEVNKFKKSSNVEISKLVKKMIGSWKDAINKNKRSRQPQQQHHQEHSSVSMENKTPANGSINGSEQPASSQPDATKQEKYVSTKPRNSKNDGVDTALYHHKLRDQVLKALYDVLARDSEHPPQSILHTAKAIENEMNRVNNCDTSEAAYKGRYRIIYSNIISKNNPDLKHKIANGDIAPEFLATCDAKDLAPAPLKQKIEEISKRNLYNAQGATIERSVTDRFTCGKCKEKKVSYYQLQTRSADEPLTTFCTCEACGNRWKFS; from the coding sequence ATGGATAGTAAGGAGGTGTTGGTGCACGTTAAGAACCtagaaaagaacaagactAGTGATGCCACTGTTTTGGAGATCCTGCGTGTCCTGGATAAAGAATTCGTCCCCACTGAAAAACTATTGAGAGAAACAAAGGTTGGTGTGGAAGTCAACAAGTTTAAGAAGTCCAGTAATGTGGAGATCAGCAAGCtcgtgaaaaaaatgatcGGCTCTTGGAAAGATGCCATCAACAAGAATAAGCGTTCCAGACAACCACAGCAACAACACCATCAAGAGCATTCGTCAGTTAGTATGGAGAATAAGACGCCTGCGAATGGATCTATAAACGGGTCAGAACAACCTGCCTCTTCCCAACCAGACGCCACcaagcaagaaaaatacgTCAGCACAAAGCCAAGAAATAGTAAAAATGATGGTGTGGATACAGCTTTATACCACCATAAATTACGTGATCAAGTATTAAAGGCCCTTTACGATGTATTGGCCAGAGATAGTGAGCATCCTCCTCAATCAATTTTACACACTGCAAAGGcaatagaaaatgaaatgaatAGAGTCAACAACTGCGATACCAGTGAAGCCGCCTATAAGGGCAGATACCGTATAATTTATTCAAACATCATATCGAAAAATAATCCAGATTTGAAACACAAAATTGCGAACGGTGATATAGCGCCCGAGTTCTTAGCTACATGCGATGCCAAGGATTTGGCGCCAGCGCCTTTGAAGCAAAAGATAgaagaaatttctaaacGAAACTTATATAACGCACAAGGTGCCACTATAGAAAGATCAGTTACTGATAGATTTACATGTGGTAAatgtaaagaaaagaaggtgTCCTACTACCAATTGCAAACAAGATCCGCGGATGAACCATTAACCACTTTCTGTACTTGTGAAGCATGTGGTAACAGATGGAAGTTTTCttag
- the ALG13 gene encoding N-acetylglucosaminyldiphosphodolichol N-acetylglucosaminyltransferase catalytic subunit ALG13: protein MEKKTIFVTCGATIPFPKLVSCVLSDGFTRELVEYGFVRLIIQFGRNFATRFDQLVQERGGKVERTDIRIPDDEFGCDGNVSRYSLMDGTLEVIGFDFSAKVQKIISDFSDLVISHAGTGSILDSLRLNKPLIICVNDSLMDNHQQQIADKFVALGYVWSCVPTEISLTASLRASQTEKLKPFPVSHNSGFERLLNDVVYS, encoded by the coding sequence ATGGAGAAGAAGACCATATTTGTTACGTGCGGCGCAACAATCCCGTTCCCAAAGCTCGTTTCGTGCGTGCTAAGTGATGGATTCACCCGAGAATTAGTTGAGTATGGATTTGTGCGTCTTATCATTCAGTTTGGAAGGAACTTCGCCACTCGATTCGACCAGCTGGTGCAAGAACGTGGGGGGAAAGTCGAGCGCACGGACATCCGAATCCCGGATGACGAGTTCGGTTGCGATGGCAATGTAAGCCGATACTCTCTGATGGACGGAACACTAGAAGTGATTGGGTTTGATTTTTCGGCCAAAGTgcaaaaaatcatcagcGATTTCTCGGACCTGGTCATATCACACGCTGGAACAGGCTCGATACTGGACTCTCTTCGGTTGAACAAGCCGCTGATAATCTGCGTCAATGATTCATTGATGGATAACCATCAACAGCAGATCGCGGACAAGTTTGTGGCGTTGGGGTACGTGTGGTCTTGTGTGCCCACTGAGATAAGTTTGACGGCCAGTTTGCGCGCATCGCAAACCGAGAAGCTCAAACCCTTCCCCGTTTCCCATAATTCCGGATTCGAGCGACTCCTAAACGACGTAGTATATAGCTAG
- the DPC13 gene encoding Dpc13p: MLRGLWKQGFGVARSMKFSNGPITNYTQSLRRTSPVYAKRNYAQSWDNRQPNDKIDAHIKVQKLMDEINSKPNVLEKLEEVSNIMIEKKLVNLDGTSATEENTMKPWQMIKILMDKDLRHAMKEFKSELQKSGIQLGPDQLGPLMTVLGLEKKK; encoded by the coding sequence ATGTTGAGAGGATTATGGAAACAAGGTTTTGGCGTCGCTCGTTCGATGAAATTCTCGAATGGACCCATCACTAATTACACCCAGAGTTTGAGGAGAACTTCTCCAGTATATGCTAAAAGAAACTATGCTCAGTCTTGGGACAACAGGCAACCTAACGACAAGATCGATGCGCACATCAAAGTACAAAAACTTATGGATGAAATAAACTCAAAGCCTAACGTTCTGGAGAAACTAGAAGAGGTTAGTAACATAATGATCGAGAAAAAACTTGTTAATTTAGATGGGACTTCTGCCACTGAAGAGAACACGATGAAGCCATGGCAAATGATCAAGATTCTAATGGACAAAGATTTAAGGCATGCAATGAAGGAGTTCAAATCAGAACTGCAAAAATCTGGCATTCAATTAGGACCGGACCAATTAGGACCATTAATGACCGTTTTGggattggaaaagaaaaaataa
- the RNA15 gene encoding Rna15p: MSRQGGMNAGVQNNPPSRVVYLGSIPYDQTEEQILDLCSNVGPVINLKMMFDPQTGRSKGYAFIEFRDLESSASAVRNLNGYQLGSRFLKCGYSSNSDISGVSQQQQPQQYNGSGGNNGSNNNNNNNNNNNNNNNNNGGNSNNNNSNDFQNSGNANFLNLKFPELPSGIDVNINMTTPAMXISSELAKRPKEVQLKFLQTFQEWTRTHPDDAVSLLELCPQLSFVTAELLLTNGICKVDDLIPLASKPQEEASSTNNSSVNEVLDPAVLSKQKDLLKQVLQLNDSQIAILPDDERMAIWDLKQKALRGEFGAF, translated from the coding sequence ATGAGCAGACAAGGCGGTATGAATGCGGGAGTACAGAACAACCCACCTTCCCGGGTGGTGTACCTGGGGTCCATACCATATGATCAAACGGAGGAGCAGATCCTTGACTTATGCAGTAATGTAGGGCCTGTGATCAACCTGAAGATGATGTTTGACCCTCAGACTGGCAGATCGAAAGGTTATGCGTTTATCGAGTTCAGAGATTTGGAATCTAGTGCCAGTGCAGTACGTAATTTAAATGGATACCAATTAGGCTCAAGGTTTTTGAAATGCGGTTACTCCAGCAATAGTGACATATCGGGTGTTtcgcagcagcagcagccaCAACAGTATAACGGCAGTGGTGGGAACAACGGcagcaacaataacaacaacaacaacaacaacaacaacaacaacaacaacaacaacggcGGAAATagcaataataataacagtaaCGATTTTCAGAACAGCGGAAATGCCAATTTCCTGAATCTGAAATTTCCTGAATTGCCCTCAGGCATCGACGTTAACATAAACATGACCACTCCGGCAATGATKATATCCAGTGAACTAGCCAAGAGGCCGAAAGAAGTTCAGTTGAAGTTTCTACAAACGTTCCAAGAATGGACGAGAACTCATCCCGACGATGCCGTTTCGTTGTTAGAGCTGTGCCCGCAATTGAGTTTTGTCACTGCGGAGCTGCTGCTAACCAATGGGATATGCAAAGTGGATGACTTGATTCCCTTGGCGTCCAAGCCGCAGGAGGAGGCGTCATCCACGAACAACAGCAGCGTTAACGAAGTGCTGGATCCGGCGGTGCTCAGCAAGCAGAAGGACCTCTTAAAGCAAGTGCTACAATTGAACGACAGCCAAATCGCTATTCTGCCCGATGACGAAAGGATGGCCATATGGGACCTGAAACAAAAGGCATTGAGGGGAGAATTTGGTGCATTTTGA
- a CDS encoding carbonyl reductase (NADPH-dependent) — MDTKEITVFVSGATGFIALHVVHDLLKAGYKVIGSGRSQEKNDAILKKFNNNPNLSMEIVKDIAAPNAFDDVFQKRGREIKVVLHIASPVHFKTTDFEKDLLIPAVNGTKSILEAIKKYAADTVEKVVITSSVAALANPIDIRNNSLILTEETWNNDTWESCQADAVAAYCGSKKFAEQAAWKFLEENQSSIKFTLSTINPGFVFGPQLFADSLKDGINSSSGIIARLVHSKTDEKFYNYSGPFIDVRDVSKAHLVAFENSECAGKRLVLSEDLFCSQEAVDILNQEFPQLKGKITTGEPGSGPSFLEKNSCRFDNSKTKKLLGFKFHNFRDCIVDTASQMLEVQGGASI; from the coding sequence ATGGACACTAAGGAAATTACTGTTTTCGTTTCGGGCGCTACTGGTTTCATTGCCTTACACGTTGTGCATGATTTGTTGAAAGCTGGATACAAAGTAATCGGTTCAGGTAGatctcaagaaaaaaacgatGCtatattgaagaagttcAATAACAATCCCAACCTTTCAATGGAAATTGTCAAAGACATCGCTGCACCAAACGCTTTTGAtgatgttttccaaaagcGTGGTAGGGAAATCAAAGTTGTCTTGCATATAGCTTCTCCGGTCCATTTCAAAACCAccgattttgaaaaagaccTTTTAATTCCAGCTGTGAATGGTACCAAGTCCATTTTGGAAGCAATTAAAAAATACGCAGCAGACACCGTTGAAAAGGTCGTCATCACCTCTTCTGTTGCTGCACTTGCTAACCCTATAGATATAAGAAACAACAGCTTAATTCTTACCGAGGAGACTTGGAACAACGACACATGGGAAAGCTGTCAAGCTGATGCCGTTGCCGCATATTGCGGTTCCAAGAAGTTTGCTGAACAAGCTGCTTGGAAATTTCTTGAGGAAAACCAGTCGAGCATCAAGTTTACGCTCTCCACTATCAATCCAGGATTCGTTTTTGGCCCTCAATTGTTTGCTGATTCACTTAAAGATGGTATAAATAGCTCTTCAGGTATTATTGCTCGATTAGTTCATTCCAAGACCGATGAAAAGTTCTACAATTACAGCGGCCCATTTATTGACGTCCGTGACGTTTCGAAAGCTCACTTGGTTGCATTTGAAAATTCTGAATGTGCTGGTAAAAGACTAGTCTTGAGCGAAGATTTATTCTGCTCCCAAGAAGCAGTTGATATCTTGAACCAAGAATTTCCCCAGCTAAAGGGTAAGATTACTACTGGTGAACCTGGCAGCGGTCCAAGCtttctggaaaaaaattcatgCAGGTTCGACAACtcgaaaaccaaaaaactGCTAGGATTTAAGTTTCACAATTTCAGGGATTGCATTGTCGATACCGCGTCTCAAATGTTAGAAGTTCAAGGTGGAGCCTCGATTTAG
- the HEM2 gene encoding porphobilinogen synthase HEM2, with the protein MHTAEFLDTEPTEISSVLAGGYNHPLLRQWQSERQLTKGMLIFPLFISDNPDDCTEIDSLPNIKRIGVNRLNDYLGPLVKKGLRSVILFGVPLSHGTKDPVGTAADDPEGPVIQGIKFICENFPDLYIICDVCLCEYTSHGHCGVLYDDGSINRERSVSRLAAVAVNYAKAGAHCVAPSDMIDGRIRDIKRGLINAGLAHKTFVMSYAAKFSGNLYGPFRDAACSAPSSGDRKCYQLPPAGRGLARRALERDMNEGADGIIVKPSTFYLDIMRDASEICKDLPICAYHVSGEYAMLHAAAEKGVVDLKTIAFESHQGFLRAGARLIITYLAPEFLDWLDEEN; encoded by the coding sequence ATGCACACAGCAGAATTTTTAGACACTGAACCAACAGAAATCTCATCCGTTCTAGCAGGAGGTTACAATCACCCACTATTGAGACAGTGGCAAAGTGAGCGTCAACTGACCAAGGGCATGTTGATTTTCCCACTATTCATCTCTGATAATCCAGATGACTGCACGGAGATTGACTCTTTGCCCAATATTAAGAGAATCGGTGTCAATAGACTAAATGACTACTTGGGGCCACTAGTGAAGAAGGGTTTACGGTCCGTGATCTTGTTTGGTGTGCCTCTGAGCCATGGTACTAAAGATCCAGTGGGTACTGCAGCTGACGATCCAGAGGGGCCAGTCATCCAAGGTATCAAATTTATTTGTGAAAACTTCCCAGACTTGTACATTATTTGCGATGTATGTCTTTGTGAATACACTTCCCATGGTCATTGTGGGGTTTTGTACGATGACGGCTCCATAAATAGAGAACGCAGTGTCTCTAGACTGGCTGCTGTAGCCGTTAACTATGCTAAAGCCGGTGCACATTGTGTGGCGCCAAGCGATATGATCGACGGCAGAATAAGAGATATCAAGAGAGGTTTGATTAACGCCGGTTTGGCCCATAAGACCTTTGTTATGTCTTACGCTGCCAAGTTCAGTGGTAACTTATACGGACCTTTCCGTGATGCTGCTTGTTCTGCTCCTTCTAGTGGTGATAGGAAATGTTACCAATTACCTCCTGCTGGGCGCGGTCTAGCACGTAGAGCTTTGGAAAGGGACATGAACGAAGGTGCTGATGGTATTATTGTCAAACCTTCCACATTCTATCTGGATATCATGAGAGATGCAAGTGAAATCTGTAAGGACTTACCAATCTGTGCCTACCACGTCTCAGGCGAATACGCAATGCTGCATGCTGCTGCCGAAAAGGGCGTTGTTGATTTAAAAACAATCGCTTTCGAATCTCATCAAGGTTTCTTAAGAGCAGGTGCCAGATTAATCATTACCTATCTGGCTCCTGAATTCCTTGATTGGTTAGACGAGGAAAACTAA
- the PNC1 gene encoding nicotinamidase, with product MKTLIVVDMQNDFVSPLGSLTVPKGEEIVDPISKLMQDADRDWHRIVVTRDWHPARHVSFAKNHKDKEPFSTYTYRSPRPGDDSTQEGILWPVHCVKNTWGSQLVDHIMDQVLTKHMKIVDKGFLTDREYYSAFNDIWNFHKTDMNKYLEKHHTDEVYIVGVSLEYCVKATAISAAELGYKTTVLLDYTRPISEDPEVVKKAIEELKAHNVNVVDK from the coding sequence ATGAAAACTTTAATTGTTGTGGATATGCAAAACGACTTCGTCTCGCCTTTGGGTTCGTTGACCGTCCCTAAAGGTGAGGAAATTGTCGATCCAATTTCCAAGCTAATGCAGGATGCTGATAGAGACTGGCACAGAATTGTGGTGACCAGAGACTGGCACCCCGCAAGACACGTATCGTTCGCCAAAAATCATAAAGACAAAGAGCCTTTCTCAACCTACACCTACCGTTCTCCAAGACCAGGTGATGACTCCACCCAGGAAGGTATCTTGTGGCCTGTGCACTGTGTGAAAAACACTTGGGGCAGTCAATTGGTCGACCATATAATGGATCAAGTGCTCACCAAGCACATGAAGATCGTCGACAAGGGGTTCTTGACCGACCGTGAATACTACTCCGCCTTCAATGATATCTGGAACTTCCACAAGACCGATATGAACAAGTACTTGGAAAAGCACCACACAGACGAGGTCTACATCGTCGGTGTTTCCTTGGAGTACTGTGTCAAGGCTACCGCCATCTCCGCCGCAGAGCTGGGCTACAAGACCACTGTCCTGCTGGACTACACAAGACCTATCAGCGAGGATCCAGAGGTCGTCAAGAAGGCCATAGAAGAATTGAAGGCTCACAATGTCAACGTCGTGGACAAATAA